In Carcharodon carcharias isolate sCarCar2 chromosome 22, sCarCar2.pri, whole genome shotgun sequence, the following are encoded in one genomic region:
- the LOC121293587 gene encoding chromobox protein homolog 8-like isoform X3 has product MELSAVGERVFAAESLLKRRIRKGRVEYLVKWKGWSPKEREREMYGPKKRGPKPKTFLLKLCSFLRQAKAKTYAFRSDVARGLRMSYPGRSGQESGFSSTRSREGLRRDPAGALQHSSLARGETSKERSARVEELPRAHQKSGSLKHRKKGPKPNKMDYKDGPAVRAGSLKRSTPEEVEGRTPTYPHFKRRKSEELDSGSDELEDKVESELIHLTGRQEAKLGSAVPGHAAPRTQLNRTPLGYGENKYGADSHTLRTKPGMESATSKSEPGIDTSALKSKHVLEGAVPRNSVCVASDRPVSKSPLLAKHPVSRFLSEPEESWSPSLNNLEKVVVTDVTSNFLTVTIKESSTDEGFFKEKV; this is encoded by the exons ATGGAGCTCTCGGCCGTGGGGGAGAGGGTTTTCGCGGCCGAATCTCTCCTCAAGCGACGCATCAGGAAA GGTCGAGTCGAGTACCTGGTGAAATGGAAGGGCTGGTCTCCGAA GGAACGAGAAAGGGAAATGTACGGGCCAAAAAAACGTGGACCTAAACCTAAAACGTTTTTACTGAAG TTATGTTCTTTTCTTCGGCAGGCGAAAGCAAAGACATATGCCTTCCGGAGTGATGTAGCGAGGGGACTGAGGATGTCTTACCCGGGCAGGTCTGGTCAAGAATCCGGCTTCTCTTCCACCAGGTCCAGGGAAGGACTCCGGAGAGACCCCGCGGGCGCTCTGCAGCATAGCAGCCTTGCCCGGGGAGAGACTTCCAAAGAAAGGAGTGCTCGAGTCGAGGAGCTCCCCAGGGCCCACCAGAAAAGCGGTTCTCTCAAGCACAGGAAGAAGGGGCCGAAACCCAACAAAATGGACTACAAGGATGGCCCAGCTGTACGTGCAGGCTCCCTCAAAAGGAGCACACCGGAGGAGGTGGAAGGAAGGACACCGACATACCCCCATTTTAAACGTAGGAAATCCGAGGAGCTTGATTCAGGGAGTGATGAGCTGGAGGACAAGGTGGAGAGCGAACTAATCCACTTGACTGGGAGGCAGGAAGCGAAGCTGGGCAGCGCTGTGCCAGGTCACGCCGCTCCCAGAACGCAGCTAAATCGCACCCCACTGGGCTACGGGGAAAATAAATACGGTGCAGACTCGCATACCCTTCGGACTAAGCCGGGCATGGAAAGCGCCACTTCCAAGAGTGAACCAGGGATAGACACCTCTGCACTTAAAAGTAAGCACGTTTTGGAGGGCGCGGTGCccaggaacagtgtgtgtgtggccagtGACAGGCCTGTTTCAAAGTCCCCTTTGCTGGCCAAACACCCAGTCTCCCGGTTTCTCTCGGAGCCAGAGGAGTCCTGGAGCCCATCACTAAATAATCTGGAGAAAGTGGTGGTCACGGACGTCACGTCAAACTTTCTGACCGTAACCATTAAAGAAAGCAGCACAGATGAAGGATTCTTCAAAgagaaagtttaa
- the LOC121293587 gene encoding chromobox protein homolog 8-like isoform X4: MELSAVGERVFAAESLLKRRIRKGRVEYLVKWKGWSPKEREREMYGPKKRGPKPKTFLLKAKAKTYAFRSDVARGLRMSYPGRSGQESGFSSTRSREGLRRDPAGALQHSSLARGETSKERSARVEELPRAHQKSGSLKHRKKGPKPNKMDYKDGPAVRAGSLKRSTPEEVEGRTPTYPHFKRRKSEELDSGSDELEDKVESELIHLTGRQEAKLGSAVPGHAAPRTQLNRTPLGYGENKYGADSHTLRTKPGMESATSKSEPGIDTSALKSKHVLEGAVPRNSVCVASDRPVSKSPLLAKHPVSRFLSEPEESWSPSLNNLEKVVVTDVTSNFLTVTIKESSTDEGFFKEKV; encoded by the exons ATGGAGCTCTCGGCCGTGGGGGAGAGGGTTTTCGCGGCCGAATCTCTCCTCAAGCGACGCATCAGGAAA GGTCGAGTCGAGTACCTGGTGAAATGGAAGGGCTGGTCTCCGAA GGAACGAGAAAGGGAAATGTACGGGCCAAAAAAACGTGGACCTAAACCTAAAACGTTTTTACTGAAG GCGAAAGCAAAGACATATGCCTTCCGGAGTGATGTAGCGAGGGGACTGAGGATGTCTTACCCGGGCAGGTCTGGTCAAGAATCCGGCTTCTCTTCCACCAGGTCCAGGGAAGGACTCCGGAGAGACCCCGCGGGCGCTCTGCAGCATAGCAGCCTTGCCCGGGGAGAGACTTCCAAAGAAAGGAGTGCTCGAGTCGAGGAGCTCCCCAGGGCCCACCAGAAAAGCGGTTCTCTCAAGCACAGGAAGAAGGGGCCGAAACCCAACAAAATGGACTACAAGGATGGCCCAGCTGTACGTGCAGGCTCCCTCAAAAGGAGCACACCGGAGGAGGTGGAAGGAAGGACACCGACATACCCCCATTTTAAACGTAGGAAATCCGAGGAGCTTGATTCAGGGAGTGATGAGCTGGAGGACAAGGTGGAGAGCGAACTAATCCACTTGACTGGGAGGCAGGAAGCGAAGCTGGGCAGCGCTGTGCCAGGTCACGCCGCTCCCAGAACGCAGCTAAATCGCACCCCACTGGGCTACGGGGAAAATAAATACGGTGCAGACTCGCATACCCTTCGGACTAAGCCGGGCATGGAAAGCGCCACTTCCAAGAGTGAACCAGGGATAGACACCTCTGCACTTAAAAGTAAGCACGTTTTGGAGGGCGCGGTGCccaggaacagtgtgtgtgtggccagtGACAGGCCTGTTTCAAAGTCCCCTTTGCTGGCCAAACACCCAGTCTCCCGGTTTCTCTCGGAGCCAGAGGAGTCCTGGAGCCCATCACTAAATAATCTGGAGAAAGTGGTGGTCACGGACGTCACGTCAAACTTTCTGACCGTAACCATTAAAGAAAGCAGCACAGATGAAGGATTCTTCAAAgagaaagtttaa
- the LOC121293587 gene encoding chromobox protein homolog 8-like isoform X2 yields the protein MELSAVGERVFAAESLLKRRIRKGRVEYLVKWKGWSPKYSTWEPEENILDARLISAFDEREREREMYGPKKRGPKPKTFLLKAKAKTYAFRSDVARGLRMSYPGRSGQESGFSSTRSREGLRRDPAGALQHSSLARGETSKERSARVEELPRAHQKSGSLKHRKKGPKPNKMDYKDGPAVRAGSLKRSTPEEVEGRTPTYPHFKRRKSEELDSGSDELEDKVESELIHLTGRQEAKLGSAVPGHAAPRTQLNRTPLGYGENKYGADSHTLRTKPGMESATSKSEPGIDTSALKSKHVLEGAVPRNSVCVASDRPVSKSPLLAKHPVSRFLSEPEESWSPSLNNLEKVVVTDVTSNFLTVTIKESSTDEGFFKEKV from the exons ATGGAGCTCTCGGCCGTGGGGGAGAGGGTTTTCGCGGCCGAATCTCTCCTCAAGCGACGCATCAGGAAA GGTCGAGTCGAGTACCTGGTGAAATGGAAGGGCTGGTCTCCGAA GTACAGTACGTGGGAGCCAGAAGAAAATATCCTGGACGCCCGTCTGATATCAGCCTTTGACGAGAG GGAACGAGAAAGGGAAATGTACGGGCCAAAAAAACGTGGACCTAAACCTAAAACGTTTTTACTGAAG GCGAAAGCAAAGACATATGCCTTCCGGAGTGATGTAGCGAGGGGACTGAGGATGTCTTACCCGGGCAGGTCTGGTCAAGAATCCGGCTTCTCTTCCACCAGGTCCAGGGAAGGACTCCGGAGAGACCCCGCGGGCGCTCTGCAGCATAGCAGCCTTGCCCGGGGAGAGACTTCCAAAGAAAGGAGTGCTCGAGTCGAGGAGCTCCCCAGGGCCCACCAGAAAAGCGGTTCTCTCAAGCACAGGAAGAAGGGGCCGAAACCCAACAAAATGGACTACAAGGATGGCCCAGCTGTACGTGCAGGCTCCCTCAAAAGGAGCACACCGGAGGAGGTGGAAGGAAGGACACCGACATACCCCCATTTTAAACGTAGGAAATCCGAGGAGCTTGATTCAGGGAGTGATGAGCTGGAGGACAAGGTGGAGAGCGAACTAATCCACTTGACTGGGAGGCAGGAAGCGAAGCTGGGCAGCGCTGTGCCAGGTCACGCCGCTCCCAGAACGCAGCTAAATCGCACCCCACTGGGCTACGGGGAAAATAAATACGGTGCAGACTCGCATACCCTTCGGACTAAGCCGGGCATGGAAAGCGCCACTTCCAAGAGTGAACCAGGGATAGACACCTCTGCACTTAAAAGTAAGCACGTTTTGGAGGGCGCGGTGCccaggaacagtgtgtgtgtggccagtGACAGGCCTGTTTCAAAGTCCCCTTTGCTGGCCAAACACCCAGTCTCCCGGTTTCTCTCGGAGCCAGAGGAGTCCTGGAGCCCATCACTAAATAATCTGGAGAAAGTGGTGGTCACGGACGTCACGTCAAACTTTCTGACCGTAACCATTAAAGAAAGCAGCACAGATGAAGGATTCTTCAAAgagaaagtttaa
- the LOC121293587 gene encoding chromobox protein homolog 8-like isoform X1, translated as MELSAVGERVFAAESLLKRRIRKGRVEYLVKWKGWSPKYSTWEPEENILDARLISAFDEREREREMYGPKKRGPKPKTFLLKLCSFLRQAKAKTYAFRSDVARGLRMSYPGRSGQESGFSSTRSREGLRRDPAGALQHSSLARGETSKERSARVEELPRAHQKSGSLKHRKKGPKPNKMDYKDGPAVRAGSLKRSTPEEVEGRTPTYPHFKRRKSEELDSGSDELEDKVESELIHLTGRQEAKLGSAVPGHAAPRTQLNRTPLGYGENKYGADSHTLRTKPGMESATSKSEPGIDTSALKSKHVLEGAVPRNSVCVASDRPVSKSPLLAKHPVSRFLSEPEESWSPSLNNLEKVVVTDVTSNFLTVTIKESSTDEGFFKEKV; from the exons ATGGAGCTCTCGGCCGTGGGGGAGAGGGTTTTCGCGGCCGAATCTCTCCTCAAGCGACGCATCAGGAAA GGTCGAGTCGAGTACCTGGTGAAATGGAAGGGCTGGTCTCCGAA GTACAGTACGTGGGAGCCAGAAGAAAATATCCTGGACGCCCGTCTGATATCAGCCTTTGACGAGAG GGAACGAGAAAGGGAAATGTACGGGCCAAAAAAACGTGGACCTAAACCTAAAACGTTTTTACTGAAG TTATGTTCTTTTCTTCGGCAGGCGAAAGCAAAGACATATGCCTTCCGGAGTGATGTAGCGAGGGGACTGAGGATGTCTTACCCGGGCAGGTCTGGTCAAGAATCCGGCTTCTCTTCCACCAGGTCCAGGGAAGGACTCCGGAGAGACCCCGCGGGCGCTCTGCAGCATAGCAGCCTTGCCCGGGGAGAGACTTCCAAAGAAAGGAGTGCTCGAGTCGAGGAGCTCCCCAGGGCCCACCAGAAAAGCGGTTCTCTCAAGCACAGGAAGAAGGGGCCGAAACCCAACAAAATGGACTACAAGGATGGCCCAGCTGTACGTGCAGGCTCCCTCAAAAGGAGCACACCGGAGGAGGTGGAAGGAAGGACACCGACATACCCCCATTTTAAACGTAGGAAATCCGAGGAGCTTGATTCAGGGAGTGATGAGCTGGAGGACAAGGTGGAGAGCGAACTAATCCACTTGACTGGGAGGCAGGAAGCGAAGCTGGGCAGCGCTGTGCCAGGTCACGCCGCTCCCAGAACGCAGCTAAATCGCACCCCACTGGGCTACGGGGAAAATAAATACGGTGCAGACTCGCATACCCTTCGGACTAAGCCGGGCATGGAAAGCGCCACTTCCAAGAGTGAACCAGGGATAGACACCTCTGCACTTAAAAGTAAGCACGTTTTGGAGGGCGCGGTGCccaggaacagtgtgtgtgtggccagtGACAGGCCTGTTTCAAAGTCCCCTTTGCTGGCCAAACACCCAGTCTCCCGGTTTCTCTCGGAGCCAGAGGAGTCCTGGAGCCCATCACTAAATAATCTGGAGAAAGTGGTGGTCACGGACGTCACGTCAAACTTTCTGACCGTAACCATTAAAGAAAGCAGCACAGATGAAGGATTCTTCAAAgagaaagtttaa
- the LOC121293587 gene encoding chromobox protein homolog 8-like isoform X6, which yields MFYDREREREMYGPKKRGPKPKTFLLKAKAKTYAFRSDVARGLRMSYPGRSGQESGFSSTRSREGLRRDPAGALQHSSLARGETSKERSARVEELPRAHQKSGSLKHRKKGPKPNKMDYKDGPAVRAGSLKRSTPEEVEGRTPTYPHFKRRKSEELDSGSDELEDKVESELIHLTGRQEAKLGSAVPGHAAPRTQLNRTPLGYGENKYGADSHTLRTKPGMESATSKSEPGIDTSALKSKHVLEGAVPRNSVCVASDRPVSKSPLLAKHPVSRFLSEPEESWSPSLNNLEKVVVTDVTSNFLTVTIKESSTDEGFFKEKV from the exons ATGTTTTATGACAG GGAACGAGAAAGGGAAATGTACGGGCCAAAAAAACGTGGACCTAAACCTAAAACGTTTTTACTGAAG GCGAAAGCAAAGACATATGCCTTCCGGAGTGATGTAGCGAGGGGACTGAGGATGTCTTACCCGGGCAGGTCTGGTCAAGAATCCGGCTTCTCTTCCACCAGGTCCAGGGAAGGACTCCGGAGAGACCCCGCGGGCGCTCTGCAGCATAGCAGCCTTGCCCGGGGAGAGACTTCCAAAGAAAGGAGTGCTCGAGTCGAGGAGCTCCCCAGGGCCCACCAGAAAAGCGGTTCTCTCAAGCACAGGAAGAAGGGGCCGAAACCCAACAAAATGGACTACAAGGATGGCCCAGCTGTACGTGCAGGCTCCCTCAAAAGGAGCACACCGGAGGAGGTGGAAGGAAGGACACCGACATACCCCCATTTTAAACGTAGGAAATCCGAGGAGCTTGATTCAGGGAGTGATGAGCTGGAGGACAAGGTGGAGAGCGAACTAATCCACTTGACTGGGAGGCAGGAAGCGAAGCTGGGCAGCGCTGTGCCAGGTCACGCCGCTCCCAGAACGCAGCTAAATCGCACCCCACTGGGCTACGGGGAAAATAAATACGGTGCAGACTCGCATACCCTTCGGACTAAGCCGGGCATGGAAAGCGCCACTTCCAAGAGTGAACCAGGGATAGACACCTCTGCACTTAAAAGTAAGCACGTTTTGGAGGGCGCGGTGCccaggaacagtgtgtgtgtggccagtGACAGGCCTGTTTCAAAGTCCCCTTTGCTGGCCAAACACCCAGTCTCCCGGTTTCTCTCGGAGCCAGAGGAGTCCTGGAGCCCATCACTAAATAATCTGGAGAAAGTGGTGGTCACGGACGTCACGTCAAACTTTCTGACCGTAACCATTAAAGAAAGCAGCACAGATGAAGGATTCTTCAAAgagaaagtttaa
- the LOC121293587 gene encoding chromobox protein homolog 8-like isoform X5, which translates to MFYDREREREMYGPKKRGPKPKTFLLKLCSFLRQAKAKTYAFRSDVARGLRMSYPGRSGQESGFSSTRSREGLRRDPAGALQHSSLARGETSKERSARVEELPRAHQKSGSLKHRKKGPKPNKMDYKDGPAVRAGSLKRSTPEEVEGRTPTYPHFKRRKSEELDSGSDELEDKVESELIHLTGRQEAKLGSAVPGHAAPRTQLNRTPLGYGENKYGADSHTLRTKPGMESATSKSEPGIDTSALKSKHVLEGAVPRNSVCVASDRPVSKSPLLAKHPVSRFLSEPEESWSPSLNNLEKVVVTDVTSNFLTVTIKESSTDEGFFKEKV; encoded by the exons ATGTTTTATGACAG GGAACGAGAAAGGGAAATGTACGGGCCAAAAAAACGTGGACCTAAACCTAAAACGTTTTTACTGAAG TTATGTTCTTTTCTTCGGCAGGCGAAAGCAAAGACATATGCCTTCCGGAGTGATGTAGCGAGGGGACTGAGGATGTCTTACCCGGGCAGGTCTGGTCAAGAATCCGGCTTCTCTTCCACCAGGTCCAGGGAAGGACTCCGGAGAGACCCCGCGGGCGCTCTGCAGCATAGCAGCCTTGCCCGGGGAGAGACTTCCAAAGAAAGGAGTGCTCGAGTCGAGGAGCTCCCCAGGGCCCACCAGAAAAGCGGTTCTCTCAAGCACAGGAAGAAGGGGCCGAAACCCAACAAAATGGACTACAAGGATGGCCCAGCTGTACGTGCAGGCTCCCTCAAAAGGAGCACACCGGAGGAGGTGGAAGGAAGGACACCGACATACCCCCATTTTAAACGTAGGAAATCCGAGGAGCTTGATTCAGGGAGTGATGAGCTGGAGGACAAGGTGGAGAGCGAACTAATCCACTTGACTGGGAGGCAGGAAGCGAAGCTGGGCAGCGCTGTGCCAGGTCACGCCGCTCCCAGAACGCAGCTAAATCGCACCCCACTGGGCTACGGGGAAAATAAATACGGTGCAGACTCGCATACCCTTCGGACTAAGCCGGGCATGGAAAGCGCCACTTCCAAGAGTGAACCAGGGATAGACACCTCTGCACTTAAAAGTAAGCACGTTTTGGAGGGCGCGGTGCccaggaacagtgtgtgtgtggccagtGACAGGCCTGTTTCAAAGTCCCCTTTGCTGGCCAAACACCCAGTCTCCCGGTTTCTCTCGGAGCCAGAGGAGTCCTGGAGCCCATCACTAAATAATCTGGAGAAAGTGGTGGTCACGGACGTCACGTCAAACTTTCTGACCGTAACCATTAAAGAAAGCAGCACAGATGAAGGATTCTTCAAAgagaaagtttaa
- the LOC121293587 gene encoding chromobox protein homolog 8-like isoform X8 — MYGPKKRGPKPKTFLLKAKAKTYAFRSDVARGLRMSYPGRSGQESGFSSTRSREGLRRDPAGALQHSSLARGETSKERSARVEELPRAHQKSGSLKHRKKGPKPNKMDYKDGPAVRAGSLKRSTPEEVEGRTPTYPHFKRRKSEELDSGSDELEDKVESELIHLTGRQEAKLGSAVPGHAAPRTQLNRTPLGYGENKYGADSHTLRTKPGMESATSKSEPGIDTSALKSKHVLEGAVPRNSVCVASDRPVSKSPLLAKHPVSRFLSEPEESWSPSLNNLEKVVVTDVTSNFLTVTIKESSTDEGFFKEKV, encoded by the exons ATGTACGGGCCAAAAAAACGTGGACCTAAACCTAAAACGTTTTTACTGAAG GCGAAAGCAAAGACATATGCCTTCCGGAGTGATGTAGCGAGGGGACTGAGGATGTCTTACCCGGGCAGGTCTGGTCAAGAATCCGGCTTCTCTTCCACCAGGTCCAGGGAAGGACTCCGGAGAGACCCCGCGGGCGCTCTGCAGCATAGCAGCCTTGCCCGGGGAGAGACTTCCAAAGAAAGGAGTGCTCGAGTCGAGGAGCTCCCCAGGGCCCACCAGAAAAGCGGTTCTCTCAAGCACAGGAAGAAGGGGCCGAAACCCAACAAAATGGACTACAAGGATGGCCCAGCTGTACGTGCAGGCTCCCTCAAAAGGAGCACACCGGAGGAGGTGGAAGGAAGGACACCGACATACCCCCATTTTAAACGTAGGAAATCCGAGGAGCTTGATTCAGGGAGTGATGAGCTGGAGGACAAGGTGGAGAGCGAACTAATCCACTTGACTGGGAGGCAGGAAGCGAAGCTGGGCAGCGCTGTGCCAGGTCACGCCGCTCCCAGAACGCAGCTAAATCGCACCCCACTGGGCTACGGGGAAAATAAATACGGTGCAGACTCGCATACCCTTCGGACTAAGCCGGGCATGGAAAGCGCCACTTCCAAGAGTGAACCAGGGATAGACACCTCTGCACTTAAAAGTAAGCACGTTTTGGAGGGCGCGGTGCccaggaacagtgtgtgtgtggccagtGACAGGCCTGTTTCAAAGTCCCCTTTGCTGGCCAAACACCCAGTCTCCCGGTTTCTCTCGGAGCCAGAGGAGTCCTGGAGCCCATCACTAAATAATCTGGAGAAAGTGGTGGTCACGGACGTCACGTCAAACTTTCTGACCGTAACCATTAAAGAAAGCAGCACAGATGAAGGATTCTTCAAAgagaaagtttaa
- the LOC121293587 gene encoding chromobox protein homolog 8-like isoform X7, protein MYGPKKRGPKPKTFLLKLCSFLRQAKAKTYAFRSDVARGLRMSYPGRSGQESGFSSTRSREGLRRDPAGALQHSSLARGETSKERSARVEELPRAHQKSGSLKHRKKGPKPNKMDYKDGPAVRAGSLKRSTPEEVEGRTPTYPHFKRRKSEELDSGSDELEDKVESELIHLTGRQEAKLGSAVPGHAAPRTQLNRTPLGYGENKYGADSHTLRTKPGMESATSKSEPGIDTSALKSKHVLEGAVPRNSVCVASDRPVSKSPLLAKHPVSRFLSEPEESWSPSLNNLEKVVVTDVTSNFLTVTIKESSTDEGFFKEKV, encoded by the exons ATGTACGGGCCAAAAAAACGTGGACCTAAACCTAAAACGTTTTTACTGAAG TTATGTTCTTTTCTTCGGCAGGCGAAAGCAAAGACATATGCCTTCCGGAGTGATGTAGCGAGGGGACTGAGGATGTCTTACCCGGGCAGGTCTGGTCAAGAATCCGGCTTCTCTTCCACCAGGTCCAGGGAAGGACTCCGGAGAGACCCCGCGGGCGCTCTGCAGCATAGCAGCCTTGCCCGGGGAGAGACTTCCAAAGAAAGGAGTGCTCGAGTCGAGGAGCTCCCCAGGGCCCACCAGAAAAGCGGTTCTCTCAAGCACAGGAAGAAGGGGCCGAAACCCAACAAAATGGACTACAAGGATGGCCCAGCTGTACGTGCAGGCTCCCTCAAAAGGAGCACACCGGAGGAGGTGGAAGGAAGGACACCGACATACCCCCATTTTAAACGTAGGAAATCCGAGGAGCTTGATTCAGGGAGTGATGAGCTGGAGGACAAGGTGGAGAGCGAACTAATCCACTTGACTGGGAGGCAGGAAGCGAAGCTGGGCAGCGCTGTGCCAGGTCACGCCGCTCCCAGAACGCAGCTAAATCGCACCCCACTGGGCTACGGGGAAAATAAATACGGTGCAGACTCGCATACCCTTCGGACTAAGCCGGGCATGGAAAGCGCCACTTCCAAGAGTGAACCAGGGATAGACACCTCTGCACTTAAAAGTAAGCACGTTTTGGAGGGCGCGGTGCccaggaacagtgtgtgtgtggccagtGACAGGCCTGTTTCAAAGTCCCCTTTGCTGGCCAAACACCCAGTCTCCCGGTTTCTCTCGGAGCCAGAGGAGTCCTGGAGCCCATCACTAAATAATCTGGAGAAAGTGGTGGTCACGGACGTCACGTCAAACTTTCTGACCGTAACCATTAAAGAAAGCAGCACAGATGAAGGATTCTTCAAAgagaaagtttaa